In Nitrosophilus alvini, the following are encoded in one genomic region:
- the secG gene encoding preprotein translocase subunit SecG produces MLQVLFILQIILAIVLTIIVLLQKSSSIGLGAYSGSNESLFGAKGPAGFLAKLTFTVGALFIINTITLGYMYNKEYNKSIVDNIKTETIPAPAAVPAPPAESKSEAPAAPQAPQTK; encoded by the coding sequence ATGCTTCAGGTTTTGTTTATCCTTCAAATAATTTTGGCTATTGTACTTACAATCATCGTACTTTTACAAAAAAGTTCCTCAATAGGTCTTGGCGCTTACAGCGGTAGCAACGAATCACTTTTCGGTGCAAAAGGTCCTGCAGGATTCCTGGCAAAACTGACTTTTACGGTAGGTGCGCTTTTTATAATAAATACCATTACGCTTGGCTATATGTACAATAAAGAGTATAACAAGTCAATAGTAGACAATATTAAAACAGAAACTATTCCTGCACCTGCAGCAGTTCCTGCTCCTCCTGCGGAATCAAAAAGTGAAGCACCTGCAGCGCCACAGGCACCTCAGACAAAGTAA
- a CDS encoding polysaccharide deacetylase family protein encodes MSWSKEKVFKNLFSLLFLFFLFINFSLPLFADAHIFVYHRFGDDRYPSTNTSIEQLRKDFEYLKTNGYEVIPLSRLTDAVKNSENIPDKWVVITIDDGYKSFYQNALYIFKEYGYHFTLFAATKPSLKGYKDFMRWEELKEASKYGDIGLHSHSHPHLTHLSDEEIKKDTKTGIDLFEKYLGFRPNFYAYPYGEYDERVKNIIKSFGFKAICNQNAGAINKTSDIYDLDRIALVGKSDISSKLKLRYLNALWIEPRNYPANGILEKVKVKIFDNAETAEIYVTGYGWKRVKVKNGLIDEEMNLHLKKKRTRVIIKVKNSKISTRILVK; translated from the coding sequence ATGTCCTGGAGCAAAGAGAAGGTATTTAAAAATCTTTTCTCTTTGCTTTTTTTATTCTTTCTATTTATAAATTTTTCCCTTCCGCTTTTTGCCGATGCACATATTTTTGTATATCACAGATTCGGCGATGACAGATATCCATCAACAAACACTTCCATAGAGCAGTTGAGAAAAGATTTCGAATATCTCAAAACAAACGGATATGAAGTTATACCTCTATCCCGTCTTACAGATGCGGTAAAAAATTCGGAAAATATACCTGATAAATGGGTTGTTATTACAATTGACGACGGATATAAAAGTTTTTATCAAAACGCTCTTTATATTTTTAAAGAGTATGGATACCATTTTACTCTTTTTGCCGCAACGAAACCCTCGCTGAAAGGATACAAAGACTTTATGAGATGGGAAGAGCTGAAAGAGGCATCTAAATATGGCGATATCGGCCTGCATTCACATTCGCATCCCCATTTGACACATTTAAGCGATGAAGAGATAAAAAAAGATACAAAAACAGGAATAGATCTTTTTGAAAAATATCTGGGTTTCAGGCCAAATTTCTATGCATATCCGTACGGAGAATATGATGAGAGAGTAAAAAACATAATAAAATCTTTCGGTTTCAAAGCCATATGCAACCAAAATGCCGGCGCTATAAACAAAACAAGCGATATTTATGACCTTGATAGAATCGCTCTTGTCGGTAAAAGCGATATCTCCTCAAAACTGAAACTCAGATATCTCAACGCCTTATGGATTGAACCGAGAAACTATCCTGCAAACGGAATTTTAGAAAAAGTCAAAGTCAAGATATTTGATAACGCTGAAACCGCAGAGATTTATGTCACCGGATACGGATGGAAAAGAGTCAAGGTAAAAAACGGTCTAATTGATGAGGAGATGAACCTTCATTTGAAAAAAAAGAGAACGAGAGTGATAATAAAGGTTAAAAATAGTAAAATATCCACCAGGATTTTAGTAAAATGA
- the frr gene encoding ribosome recycling factor, whose protein sequence is MELSEIYDYAKDHMQKSVEVLKKDFNTLRTGRVTTSVVENIKVDYYGSPTPINQAASVVAADATTIVISPWDKSLLGAIEKAIQEANIGVNPNNDGEQIKLFFPPMTIEQREQEAKKAKQFGEKAKIAIRNVRRDANDKVKKLFKEKVITEDEEKRALEEVQKITDEFIKKVDELVKQKEQEILKV, encoded by the coding sequence ATGGAGCTGAGCGAAATATACGATTATGCCAAAGACCATATGCAAAAAAGTGTGGAGGTACTTAAAAAAGATTTCAACACACTAAGAACAGGAAGAGTAACCACATCAGTGGTAGAAAATATAAAAGTTGACTATTATGGATCGCCAACACCTATAAATCAAGCGGCTTCCGTTGTTGCTGCTGATGCTACAACCATAGTGATATCACCCTGGGATAAATCTCTCTTGGGTGCCATAGAAAAAGCGATACAGGAAGCAAATATAGGCGTAAATCCAAATAATGACGGCGAACAGATAAAACTCTTTTTTCCTCCTATGACAATAGAACAAAGAGAACAGGAAGCAAAAAAAGCAAAACAGTTTGGTGAAAAAGCAAAGATAGCGATAAGAAACGTAAGACGTGACGCAAACGATAAAGTCAAAAAGCTTTTCAAAGAAAAAGTTATAACCGAAGATGAAGAAAAAAGAGCTCTTGAAGAGGTACAGAAAATTACAGATGAGTTTATAAAAAAAGTTGACGAGCTTGTAAAACAGAAAGAGCAGGAGATTTTGAAAGTTTAA
- the pyrE gene encoding orotate phosphoribosyltransferase — protein MDIEKIYKDSGALLEGHFILSSGKHSTNYLQSAKVLEDPKRAEILAKELSRQIKKADLKIDTVCSPAIGGLLAGYELARALGVRFIFTERKDGEMTLRRGFEVKPDERVLICEDIITTGGSAMEAAREIEKRGGKVVAFAALANRGVCKREGGTGNRKDGCMLPENKPFFALADFDFPIYEPDECPMCKEGSEAVKPGSRGN, from the coding sequence ATGGATATAGAAAAAATCTATAAAGATTCAGGAGCACTTTTAGAAGGACATTTTATTTTAAGCAGCGGAAAACACAGCACAAATTATCTGCAAAGTGCAAAAGTTCTTGAAGACCCGAAAAGAGCCGAGATTTTGGCAAAAGAACTGAGCCGTCAGATAAAGAAAGCCGACTTGAAAATCGATACGGTATGTTCTCCGGCTATAGGCGGACTTTTAGCCGGATACGAACTTGCCAGAGCTCTTGGAGTCAGATTTATTTTCACCGAAAGAAAAGATGGAGAAATGACTTTAAGGCGTGGATTTGAAGTAAAACCAGATGAACGTGTGTTAATCTGCGAGGATATCATAACCACAGGCGGTTCTGCAATGGAAGCTGCCAGAGAAATAGAAAAAAGAGGCGGAAAGGTTGTAGCTTTTGCCGCTCTTGCAAACAGAGGTGTATGTAAAAGAGAGGGCGGAACAGGCAATAGAAAAGATGGGTGCATGCTCCCGGAAAACAAGCCGTTTTTCGCGCTGGCCGATTTTGATTTTCCAATTTATGAACCGGATGAGTGTCCTATGTGCAAAGAGGGAAGCGAAGCAGTAAAACCAGGGAGCAGAGGAAACTAG
- a CDS encoding RDD family protein — MARWRDIKQGKIEKPAEKKPNIKDNLKYATIPVRLKAFLTDTFMITMPIIYIVIYLIMGSRENFREHLAAGWLYIVIPHFFIIVILWYKFGQTPGMKAYSIKLIDNATKKKPSFFVSIFRYFTMILSIFSIFGILIPFFRKDSKALHDLLSNTSLVFTNEK, encoded by the coding sequence GTGGCAAGGTGGAGAGATATAAAACAAGGCAAGATAGAAAAGCCTGCCGAGAAAAAACCGAATATAAAAGATAATTTAAAATATGCAACCATTCCTGTAAGATTGAAGGCTTTTTTGACAGATACATTTATGATAACAATGCCGATAATATATATAGTCATATATCTTATAATGGGCAGCAGAGAAAATTTCAGAGAACATCTTGCAGCAGGATGGCTTTATATTGTAATTCCACATTTTTTTATTATTGTTATCTTATGGTATAAATTTGGTCAGACACCCGGAATGAAAGCATACTCTATAAAACTTATAGACAACGCTACAAAAAAGAAGCCCTCTTTTTTTGTCTCAATATTCAGATATTTTACTATGATACTATCGATTTTTTCTATTTTTGGTATACTCATTCCCTTTTTCAGAAAAGACTCAAAAGCACTTCATGATCTATTAAGCAACACTTCACTTGTTTTTACAAATGAGAAGTAG
- a CDS encoding MFS transporter: MRSSLNSADFRNIFFYISTFYFSFFSIIGVYIIYMPKVLENIGYSSEEIGIIFAMSPMVRFLLPFFFLKHLRLTKNIYISALGLALFAAVLFYFTIHNFYLFLLSNIILGISFALILPYAETFALEHLGKEKYGKSRLFGSVGFIIVALLLAKFMNESINALHFLFVTILFTVIFGYKLSFYEKENTADRNNNKNSFSLLKHWRLWINIFLMQVSFGAFYNFFTIYETAHGVDIETVSYLWTFGVVCEIVMLYYQGPLLKKNLYNIIKWSTFTAIFRWLLLYFFPDSVLIAYISQSLHAITFALYYSAAIAYLFQIYENKKLAQQFFGGISFGLGGFAGSILAGIFYGEYLFLYAAGVAFIAWLILIPITPATSKDHLA; encoded by the coding sequence ATGAGAAGTAGTCTAAATTCAGCCGATTTTAGAAATATATTTTTCTATATTTCAACATTCTACTTCTCATTCTTTTCCATTATCGGCGTATATATCATATATATGCCGAAAGTTTTGGAAAATATCGGATACAGTTCCGAAGAGATAGGTATAATATTTGCAATGTCTCCTATGGTAAGATTTCTGCTACCTTTCTTTTTTCTAAAACATCTGCGTCTTACAAAAAATATCTATATTTCTGCTTTGGGGCTTGCTCTATTTGCAGCTGTTCTGTTTTATTTTACTATTCACAATTTCTATCTGTTTTTACTTTCAAATATTATTCTGGGTATCTCTTTTGCATTAATTCTGCCCTATGCCGAAACTTTTGCTCTTGAACATCTGGGTAAAGAGAAATACGGAAAATCAAGATTATTCGGATCAGTCGGTTTTATAATAGTAGCACTTCTTTTAGCAAAATTTATGAATGAAAGCATCAATGCACTGCATTTTCTTTTTGTTACTATTCTTTTTACCGTAATTTTTGGATATAAGCTCAGTTTTTACGAAAAAGAAAACACTGCTGATAGAAATAACAATAAAAACTCTTTTTCTCTTTTAAAACATTGGAGACTTTGGATAAATATTTTTCTTATGCAGGTAAGCTTCGGAGCTTTTTATAACTTTTTTACCATATATGAAACTGCACATGGTGTAGATATAGAGACAGTTAGCTACCTTTGGACATTCGGTGTCGTATGCGAAATAGTAATGCTTTATTATCAAGGACCGTTACTAAAGAAAAATCTATACAATATCATCAAATGGAGCACTTTTACCGCAATTTTCAGATGGCTTTTGCTCTACTTTTTCCCTGACTCCGTATTGATAGCATATATATCCCAGTCTCTGCATGCAATAACTTTTGCTCTATATTACTCAGCTGCAATTGCATATCTTTTTCAAATATATGAAAACAAAAAGCTGGCTCAGCAGTTTTTCGGCGGTATCTCTTTTGGTCTCGGCGGTTTTGCAGGAAGTATTCTGGCAGGAATCTTTTATGGAGAGTATCTCTTTTTATATGCTGCAGGGGTTGCATTCATAGCCTGGTTGATATTGATACCGATCACCCCCGCAACCAGTAAAGATCATTTGGCTTGA
- a CDS encoding winged helix-turn-helix transcriptional regulator, with protein MSANEKVLEVMKKAGKPLKNAEIAELAGLDAKEVSKIVKKLKEEGKVESPKRCYYQAK; from the coding sequence ATGAGTGCGAATGAAAAAGTGTTGGAAGTTATGAAAAAAGCGGGAAAGCCTCTTAAAAATGCAGAAATTGCCGAGCTTGCCGGTTTGGATGCAAAGGAGGTTTCAAAAATCGTGAAAAAACTTAAAGAAGAAGGGAAAGTAGAATCTCCCAAAAGATGCTATTATCAAGCCAAATGA